Proteins encoded by one window of Moorella humiferrea:
- a CDS encoding glycoside hydrolase family 26 protein: protein MRKGSWLVFLLLFLLALGGGRLPPQPFGSGKTSAVWSKSPVDNNERDYKDLVNTYDGFSLRYPGDWRPEIIPGVVTILVQPGNAKISIFAQPLGKISAEEYVLYSNRSLQEGWGGIKLRKQQQLNIKGNLAWRFEWTRRQLGAGDLNYYCEYDLVIDKTVYTFMLKSNQAGFTAAVRDLNRIISSFKPQPARGAPALPEPQMVQRDITIAGRHHLLQIPADKILWGILNSHKLGQLEYFTKLLPLEKELDFKFQFLITYAAFDTRFNFAELKKIYDDNRVLMIALQPWWYGKREDTSLIDLIDGKYDSILREWARQFKALEDPVFVRFGNEMNGDWSTWSAWYYGKDADIFKMAWEHVYRIFKAEGAENVLFVFNPHDRSFPNFKWNNYLLYYPGDQTVDWIGLTGYNNGTSHEADVWRGFNEIYAPLYREYMYHFGDKPFMITEFSSNEEGGDKAAWIRECFRSLAQYPNIKIAVWFNQVDGKWLYNLDSSPRSREAFKEGLKDPRYRFQAVTPR from the coding sequence ATGCGTAAAGGGAGCTGGTTGGTTTTCCTTCTTCTTTTTTTACTGGCTTTGGGCGGTGGGCGCCTGCCACCCCAACCCTTTGGTAGCGGAAAAACGTCCGCCGTCTGGAGCAAATCCCCGGTCGACAACAATGAACGCGATTATAAGGATTTAGTAAATACATATGACGGTTTCAGTTTAAGGTATCCCGGAGACTGGCGACCGGAGATTATTCCCGGTGTGGTAACCATTTTGGTGCAGCCCGGCAATGCCAAAATATCAATTTTTGCCCAGCCCCTGGGTAAAATCAGCGCTGAGGAGTACGTCCTTTACAGCAACCGCAGCCTTCAGGAGGGCTGGGGGGGTATCAAACTGCGTAAACAGCAGCAGTTAAATATCAAGGGCAACCTGGCCTGGCGGTTTGAATGGACGCGCCGGCAGCTGGGCGCCGGAGATTTAAACTATTACTGTGAGTATGACCTGGTTATCGACAAAACTGTATATACTTTTATGCTTAAAAGCAACCAGGCCGGTTTTACGGCCGCAGTAAGGGATTTAAACCGGATTATCAGCAGCTTCAAGCCGCAACCGGCCCGAGGCGCTCCTGCCCTGCCTGAGCCCCAGATGGTACAGCGAGATATTACCATTGCCGGCCGGCATCACCTTTTACAAATCCCGGCGGATAAAATCCTGTGGGGCATCCTTAATTCCCATAAGTTAGGACAACTAGAATATTTTACAAAACTGCTGCCCCTGGAAAAAGAACTCGATTTTAAATTTCAGTTCCTTATCACTTATGCCGCCTTTGACACCCGCTTCAACTTTGCTGAGTTGAAGAAGATCTATGATGACAATCGCGTATTGATGATCGCTCTGCAGCCCTGGTGGTATGGAAAGAGGGAGGATACTTCCCTTATCGACCTTATCGATGGGAAATATGACTCAATCCTGCGGGAATGGGCGCGGCAGTTTAAAGCCCTGGAGGACCCGGTGTTTGTCCGCTTCGGCAACGAGATGAACGGCGACTGGTCCACCTGGTCGGCCTGGTATTACGGCAAAGATGCAGATATTTTTAAAATGGCATGGGAGCATGTATACCGTATCTTTAAGGCGGAGGGGGCCGAAAATGTCCTTTTCGTCTTTAATCCCCACGATCGTTCTTTTCCTAACTTCAAATGGAACAATTACCTCCTCTATTATCCCGGTGACCAAACAGTGGACTGGATCGGCCTGACGGGGTATAACAACGGCACCAGCCATGAGGCCGACGTCTGGCGCGGGTTTAATGAAATCTATGCACCCCTGTATCGCGAATATATGTATCATTTCGGCGACAAGCCCTTTATGATCACCGAGTTTTCCAGTAATGAAGAAGGCGGTGACAAGGCCGCCTGGATCCGGGAATGTTTCCGTAGTCTGGCGCAATACCCCAATATCAAAATTGCCGTGTGGTTTAACCAGGTGGACGGCAAGTGGCTCTATAACCTCGATTCTTCACCCCGCAGCCGGGAAGCCTTTAAAGAAGGCCTTAAGGATCCACGCTACCGCTTCCAGGCGGTGACCCCGAGATAG
- a CDS encoding FAD-dependent oxidoreductase, protein MPDRRKALLFLSFLVLLVLVAGWKVWPARMAMLERARYHLTIWQARSGQVLARQERDPSSFPPAPPALDGTRYDVVVVGGQPEGVAAAVSAARQGVKVLLVEKRDGLGGLFTYGWLNFIDMNYGPKQELLTRGTFLDFYRQVGGSVFDVAVAKKVFQDMVERYPNLALSLNTKFKEPIMEGGRITGIKAVRDGQEITFYGDRIIDATQDAIVAAAAGVPYTVGAEDMGEPERRQAVTLVFHLGNIDWEALEQAVKEGRIKDAKISDRAAWGFADVGAAYQPSTPRLRLRGLNIGRQNDGTILINALQIFGVDGLSEVSKAEAMELAQKELPAITAFLRERLPGFAGAKLLGAAPELYVRETRHIKALYQLELNDVLFNRYFADAIALGSYPVDVQATSPQDTGYVYGRPEVYSIPFRSLVPQGVDNLLVVGRSAGYTHLAAGSARVVPIGMATGDAAGVAAAYSLKVKKTFPELAADRADIKEIQDLLVKAGAYLKDYQIKNPLENHWAFNGLKFVNRWGLIVAGYNNDWKLDAPVNQASFYYMTANALKRAAGRGDLVAAKAAVLKPYLQREPLTRGNAARLLLTYLGEDAVALDPEAAVAQAAAKGLLPVDKTGSDPQGIVTGAEAYYATERLCALVGKI, encoded by the coding sequence ATGCCGGATAGAAGGAAAGCACTCCTTTTTTTAAGCTTCCTGGTATTATTAGTACTTGTGGCAGGATGGAAGGTTTGGCCCGCCAGGATGGCCATGTTGGAGCGGGCGAGGTACCACTTGACTATTTGGCAGGCCCGGTCAGGGCAGGTGCTTGCTCGGCAGGAAAGGGATCCGTCTTCTTTTCCGCCGGCGCCTCCGGCCCTCGACGGGACAAGGTATGATGTAGTGGTGGTGGGCGGGCAGCCGGAAGGTGTGGCCGCCGCCGTTTCCGCTGCCCGCCAGGGGGTAAAGGTCCTCCTGGTGGAAAAGCGCGATGGCCTGGGGGGGCTTTTTACTTACGGCTGGCTGAACTTTATTGACATGAATTACGGGCCGAAGCAAGAATTGCTGACCCGCGGTACTTTCCTTGATTTTTACCGCCAGGTGGGGGGCAGCGTTTTTGATGTCGCCGTGGCCAAAAAGGTTTTCCAGGATATGGTGGAACGTTATCCCAACCTGGCTTTAAGCCTGAATACCAAATTTAAAGAACCCATTATGGAAGGCGGCAGGATTACAGGCATCAAGGCTGTCCGGGACGGGCAGGAAATAACTTTTTACGGCGATCGGATCATCGATGCCACCCAGGATGCCATTGTTGCCGCTGCCGCCGGTGTTCCCTATACGGTCGGCGCCGAAGATATGGGCGAACCCGAGCGGCGCCAGGCCGTGACCCTGGTCTTTCACCTGGGAAATATCGACTGGGAAGCCCTGGAGCAGGCTGTCAAGGAAGGACGAATCAAAGACGCTAAAATATCCGACCGGGCCGCTTGGGGTTTTGCCGACGTGGGCGCGGCCTATCAACCTTCCACTCCACGTCTGCGGCTGCGGGGCTTGAACATCGGCCGCCAAAATGACGGCACTATCCTCATCAATGCCCTGCAGATCTTCGGCGTCGATGGCCTAAGCGAGGTTTCCAAAGCTGAAGCCATGGAGCTGGCCCAAAAAGAGCTACCCGCCATAACCGCTTTCCTGCGCGAACGGCTGCCCGGCTTTGCCGGGGCCAAACTCTTAGGGGCGGCGCCGGAACTCTACGTTCGGGAGACCCGTCACATCAAGGCCCTTTACCAGCTGGAACTGAATGACGTCCTCTTCAACCGCTATTTCGCCGATGCCATCGCCCTGGGCTCCTACCCGGTGGATGTCCAGGCGACTTCGCCCCAGGATACGGGGTACGTTTACGGCCGGCCGGAAGTTTACAGCATTCCCTTCCGTTCCTTGGTGCCCCAGGGAGTCGATAACCTCCTGGTGGTAGGGCGTTCGGCCGGCTATACCCACCTGGCCGCCGGCAGCGCCAGGGTGGTGCCCATAGGCATGGCCACCGGCGACGCCGCCGGGGTGGCGGCCGCTTATTCCTTGAAGGTAAAAAAGACCTTCCCCGAGCTGGCGGCCGACCGGGCAGACATTAAGGAAATCCAGGACCTCCTGGTGAAGGCCGGCGCCTATTTAAAGGACTACCAGATCAAAAATCCCCTTGAAAATCACTGGGCCTTCAACGGGCTTAAGTTCGTCAACCGATGGGGATTGATTGTCGCCGGTTATAACAACGACTGGAAATTGGATGCCCCCGTCAACCAGGCAAGCTTTTACTATATGACGGCTAATGCCTTAAAAAGGGCGGCCGGCCGGGGCGACCTGGTTGCCGCCAAAGCAGCGGTCTTAAAACCCTATCTCCAACGGGAACCCTTGACGCGGGGCAATGCCGCCCGCCTCCTCCTCACCTACCTGGGTGAGGATGCAGTGGCTTTAGATCCGGAGGCGGCAGTAGCCCAGGCCGCGGCAAAAGGCCTCCTACCCGTGGATAAGACGGGAAGCGATCCACAGGGAATAGTAACCGGAGCGGAAGCCTACTACGCTACCGAGAGGCTCTGCGCCCTGGTAGGAAAAATTTAA
- a CDS encoding (Fe-S)-binding protein: MEKKFYYTGLQEEATICGRCGYCRDVCPAFAAGGWETYSPRGKLALVQAMKNNEYPPKLVERVYQCTLCSACREACHVNIDTRKMWLELRHRIVSAGLAPEAMYSLKETVLAKGNISGEDPQSRLLWAENLGEELPVGLTGKKQAEVLYFLGCVASLYPAAFSISQSMVKIMLKAGVNFTTLGADEICCGFPLLAAGMPEEAAQLAVRNIAKVEALAPSLIVTTCPSCLHTWKHEYPRLLNRALPVPILHSSQYLLRLVEEGRLNISTRKEVVTYHDPCDLGRNNGIYEEPRQLITSVPGIELIEMERNRANSLCCGGGGNLEMVDQQLSAAIGSLKVEMIKRTGAQTVITTCQQCKRTIGGAIRKARVRVRVQDLTEFIVSSLKNC, encoded by the coding sequence GTGGAAAAGAAGTTTTATTATACAGGTTTGCAAGAAGAAGCCACAATCTGTGGCCGCTGTGGTTACTGCCGGGATGTGTGCCCGGCATTTGCGGCCGGGGGCTGGGAAACTTATTCGCCCCGGGGGAAATTGGCGCTGGTGCAGGCCATGAAAAACAATGAATATCCCCCAAAGCTTGTCGAACGCGTTTACCAGTGCACATTATGCAGCGCCTGCCGGGAAGCATGTCACGTTAATATTGATACCCGTAAGATGTGGTTGGAACTGCGTCACCGGATAGTATCCGCCGGGCTGGCTCCGGAGGCCATGTATTCTCTCAAAGAAACCGTGTTAGCTAAAGGAAATATATCCGGAGAAGATCCTCAAAGCCGCCTGCTATGGGCAGAGAATCTTGGTGAAGAACTGCCCGTAGGATTGACTGGTAAAAAACAGGCGGAGGTATTATACTTTCTCGGCTGTGTGGCTTCCTTATATCCGGCTGCCTTTAGCATTTCCCAGTCGATGGTCAAAATTATGCTTAAGGCCGGTGTCAATTTTACAACCCTGGGAGCTGATGAGATTTGTTGTGGCTTTCCTTTGCTGGCAGCAGGAATGCCAGAAGAGGCAGCCCAGCTAGCTGTCCGTAATATAGCAAAGGTTGAAGCTCTAGCTCCTTCTTTAATTGTAACTACTTGCCCTTCTTGCCTGCATACTTGGAAGCATGAATATCCGCGGCTACTAAATAGAGCTTTACCGGTGCCAATCCTCCACAGCAGCCAGTACTTACTTCGATTGGTGGAGGAAGGAAGATTAAATATTTCTACCCGCAAGGAAGTTGTAACTTACCATGACCCCTGCGATCTAGGGCGCAATAATGGTATTTATGAAGAACCGCGGCAATTAATCACCTCAGTGCCAGGAATAGAATTGATTGAGATGGAACGAAACCGGGCCAACTCCCTTTGCTGTGGCGGCGGGGGGAATTTGGAAATGGTCGACCAGCAACTCTCGGCGGCGATTGGTAGTCTAAAGGTAGAAATGATAAAAAGGACGGGAGCCCAGACAGTAATCACCACTTGCCAACAATGCAAGCGTACCATAGGGGGGGCCATTAGAAAAGCCAGGGTAAGAGTACGAGTTCAAGACCTTACGGAATTTATTGTATCATCACTTAAAAATTGCTAA
- a CDS encoding aldehyde ferredoxin oxidoreductase N-terminal domain-containing protein, with protein MFGWAGKVLAVDLSEGSWESKSLPEQFYQQWLGGPGLNIALHTGKMAGWEKLAGDAVAIASGALVGSPLMGANTWSAAGPSSPEPGLAFAYGTGNWGAYLKFTGWDQVILGRTAVRPSYLVIDKDGCCLERIQEPIEDAGAIAKFIRKKLGDAEAAILVFTFQGIVSDRGLVFEDQVAVGSLLAKRNLRAIAVQKQGSVNLADPETVLHEARNAVQRWLITGMKWGYSGCLACHGSCRQREKAVTCEENDQVASSLWLAAGICPQLIASGASPWAAADLEKLICAVTGWQCSREQLWKIAHKIHNANKVLSEELGGWFGK; from the coding sequence GTGTTTGGTTGGGCAGGAAAAGTTCTTGCAGTCGATTTGAGCGAGGGAAGCTGGGAAAGCAAATCGTTACCTGAACAATTTTATCAGCAGTGGCTTGGGGGGCCCGGCCTTAATATTGCGTTGCATACAGGCAAAATGGCAGGATGGGAAAAATTGGCTGGAGATGCAGTTGCTATTGCATCAGGAGCATTGGTAGGCAGCCCCTTGATGGGTGCTAATACATGGTCAGCTGCCGGTCCGAGTAGCCCGGAGCCGGGTTTAGCGTTCGCTTATGGAACGGGAAACTGGGGTGCATATTTAAAGTTTACAGGCTGGGACCAGGTGATACTGGGACGGACTGCCGTACGGCCTTCATATCTAGTGATTGACAAAGATGGGTGTTGCCTTGAAAGAATACAAGAGCCCATAGAAGATGCAGGCGCTATTGCGAAATTCATAAGGAAAAAACTTGGGGATGCTGAAGCGGCAATATTGGTCTTTACGTTCCAGGGAATTGTGAGCGATAGGGGCCTTGTTTTTGAAGACCAGGTTGCTGTTGGCTCGTTGCTTGCAAAGCGTAACCTCCGTGCGATTGCCGTTCAAAAGCAGGGCAGTGTGAACCTGGCCGATCCTGAAACGGTTTTGCATGAAGCCCGTAACGCTGTTCAAAGATGGCTAATAACGGGAATGAAATGGGGCTACAGTGGCTGCCTGGCATGTCATGGAAGCTGCCGGCAAAGAGAAAAGGCGGTCACCTGTGAGGAAAATGACCAGGTGGCTTCCAGTTTATGGTTGGCCGCTGGAATTTGCCCGCAACTGATTGCCTCCGGGGCCAGCCCATGGGCGGCAGCAGACCTGGAAAAACTGATCTGCGCGGTGACAGGATGGCAGTGCTCTCGGGAGCAGCTTTGGAAGATCGCCCACAAAATACACAATGCCAATAAGGTCCTGAGCGAGGAGTTGGGGGGCTGGTTTGGTAAATGA
- a CDS encoding 5-formyltetrahydrofolate cyclo-ligase translates to MKQELRRLVIARRNALAETVRETKSEIIYNKLTGLPAWQQAEVVMSYVSFGSEVTTHALIKGALAVGKRVAVPLCVREGRCLIPSEIFAFPDDLRPGTWGILEPRQECLRPLDPQLIDLVIVPGVAFDRKGNRLGYGAGYYDRFLKTLRPGAAIIALAFSEQIVPDVYAEDHDLPVDMVVTDEEVINCCGYYRRREQGNA, encoded by the coding sequence ATGAAACAGGAACTGAGGCGGCTGGTAATTGCCCGGCGCAACGCCCTGGCGGAAACCGTGAGGGAAACTAAAAGTGAAATCATATATAACAAACTTACGGGACTTCCTGCCTGGCAGCAGGCTGAGGTGGTCATGAGCTATGTTTCTTTTGGCAGCGAGGTGACCACCCACGCCCTGATCAAAGGGGCTCTGGCCGTGGGGAAAAGGGTGGCTGTGCCCTTATGCGTCCGGGAAGGTCGGTGTCTCATCCCTTCGGAAATTTTCGCCTTTCCTGACGATTTGCGTCCCGGCACTTGGGGCATCCTGGAGCCCCGCCAGGAATGTTTACGCCCCCTGGATCCGCAACTCATCGATCTGGTCATTGTTCCGGGGGTGGCTTTCGACAGGAAGGGCAACCGCCTGGGTTATGGGGCCGGCTACTATGACCGTTTTCTTAAGACGTTAAGGCCGGGGGCCGCGATCATTGCCCTGGCCTTTTCTGAGCAGATCGTTCCCGACGTTTACGCCGAGGACCATGATCTGCCGGTGGACATGGTGGTTACCGACGAAGAAGTTATTAACTGTTGCGGTTATTATCGGCGAAGGGAGCAAGGAAATGCGTAA
- a CDS encoding NAD(P)/FAD-dependent oxidoreductase, translating into MNNYRDLQIVIIGDGIAGYTAARQLRLLAPEVPVTLIGAEKTQPYSACALPDYLGGYLPKENIFLPPFRGLDGIKIWKGIAAEGFDPKDQRVSAGGQRLPYDKLILATGSVALVPPVPGTRLAGNFTLKTLADVEAILAWEGKSAVVVGSGAIGVEASIALRKREIEVTLIELLDRILPTAFDLEASRLFQKEIEKHGIKVLVGEKVVGVEGKDRVTGVKTSQGLITCDMVIWAAGVRPNTALAQDAGLEIGQFRGIKVNKEMATSVSNIYACGDCVETWDRILKRPGLSLLWASAKEQAAIVAHNCLGTAPREYPGSLGVLIVEAGDVTAVSAGFTEAALKDVGETTISTDMNDKGYTKLITKDGRILGVQFVGSLQGAGAVLAWMQKGTTLSAAREVLSNTIYLKGAPWYYQGARFVS; encoded by the coding sequence ATGAATAACTACCGGGATTTACAAATTGTAATTATAGGTGACGGTATTGCCGGGTATACGGCTGCCAGGCAGCTCCGGCTTCTTGCTCCAGAGGTACCTGTTACTTTAATCGGAGCTGAAAAAACACAGCCATATTCAGCCTGTGCCCTGCCGGATTACCTGGGAGGATACCTTCCGAAGGAAAATATTTTTTTGCCTCCTTTTCGTGGGCTTGACGGGATAAAAATATGGAAAGGCATAGCAGCTGAGGGGTTTGACCCTAAAGATCAGCGGGTAAGTGCAGGGGGACAACGACTGCCGTATGACAAGCTGATACTAGCTACTGGAAGCGTGGCCCTGGTGCCGCCTGTACCGGGAACAAGACTTGCCGGTAATTTTACTCTTAAAACCCTGGCCGACGTGGAGGCAATCCTGGCCTGGGAGGGGAAATCTGCTGTTGTAGTTGGTTCAGGAGCCATCGGTGTGGAAGCAAGTATTGCCTTACGTAAGCGGGAGATCGAGGTCACCCTTATTGAACTGCTGGATCGCATTTTACCTACTGCTTTTGATTTAGAAGCTTCACGTTTATTTCAAAAAGAGATTGAAAAGCACGGTATTAAGGTTTTAGTGGGAGAGAAGGTTGTAGGAGTAGAAGGGAAAGACAGGGTCACCGGGGTAAAAACCAGCCAGGGCCTTATAACCTGTGACATGGTGATTTGGGCGGCTGGGGTACGGCCTAATACTGCCCTGGCCCAAGACGCGGGCCTGGAAATAGGGCAATTTCGCGGCATCAAAGTCAATAAAGAAATGGCTACCAGCGTCTCTAATATTTATGCCTGTGGTGACTGCGTGGAAACGTGGGACCGCATACTTAAAAGGCCTGGTTTAAGTTTATTATGGGCCAGTGCTAAAGAGCAGGCCGCTATTGTCGCTCATAACTGTTTAGGTACAGCGCCTCGCGAATATCCCGGCTCTTTAGGGGTTTTAATTGTAGAAGCCGGTGATGTTACAGCTGTATCTGCAGGGTTTACTGAAGCCGCCCTTAAAGATGTGGGAGAGACTACTATAAGCACAGATATGAACGACAAAGGTTACACCAAATTAATAACGAAAGATGGTAGAATTCTAGGCGTACAATTTGTGGGGAGCTTGCAAGGAGCCGGGGCAGTTCTGGCTTGGATGCAGAAAGGTACTACTTTATCCGCAGCCAGAGAGGTTTTATCTAATACGATTTATCTAAAAGGTGCCCCCTGGTATTACCAAGGGGCCAGGTTTGTTAGTTAA
- a CDS encoding molybdopterin molybdotransferase MoeA has protein sequence MELFRVVTLAEARQLLSRYWPLKGRRKEVLPLLAALGRELARPVTAQDDIPGFTRATMDGYAVRAEDTFGAAEGEPVILQLVGEVPMGQPATVAVGPGQAVSVATGSMIPEGADAVVMVENTEIISGDRVAVFKPVAPGQDLVRRGADARAGACILPAGHILRPQDLGILAGLGVTRVTVYEPWRVGILATGNEIVPPDEEPAPGQVRDINSYTLAGLAGRSGAAVTLYGIAPDDLETLVTRVKQAMAENHLVLLSGGSSVGTRDLTVRVLAGLGQPGILFHGVAVRPGKPTVATVAGDRMIIGLPGHPVSAMVVFRILIEPLLKYGGYDHPSGRAAVTARLSRTVTSIPGREDYIRVRLEEGPEGLLAVPVPGGSSMISSMVWADGLIVVPLEEEGLEAGTLVEVHLF, from the coding sequence ATGGAACTTTTTCGCGTAGTGACGTTGGCCGAAGCGCGCCAATTGCTATCCCGTTACTGGCCCCTCAAGGGGCGGCGGAAAGAGGTTTTACCTTTGCTTGCCGCCCTGGGACGCGAACTGGCCCGGCCGGTAACGGCCCAGGACGACATTCCGGGTTTTACCCGGGCCACCATGGACGGTTATGCCGTCCGGGCAGAGGATACCTTCGGGGCCGCAGAAGGGGAACCGGTAATTTTGCAGCTGGTAGGAGAAGTTCCTATGGGGCAGCCGGCCACGGTCGCCGTGGGACCCGGCCAGGCTGTATCCGTGGCCACGGGAAGTATGATTCCAGAGGGTGCCGATGCAGTAGTAATGGTAGAAAATACAGAAATTATTTCCGGCGATAGAGTAGCCGTTTTCAAACCCGTGGCCCCGGGGCAGGACCTGGTGCGCCGGGGTGCCGACGCCCGTGCCGGCGCCTGTATCCTGCCGGCCGGTCACATCTTGCGTCCCCAGGATCTAGGAATTTTGGCAGGCCTGGGAGTAACTCGCGTAACGGTATATGAACCCTGGCGGGTAGGCATCCTGGCTACGGGCAATGAAATCGTTCCTCCTGATGAGGAACCTGCGCCCGGTCAGGTGAGGGATATCAATTCCTATACCCTGGCGGGCCTGGCTGGGAGAAGCGGTGCCGCAGTCACCCTCTACGGCATCGCCCCTGATGACCTGGAGACCCTTGTCACCAGAGTCAAGCAGGCCATGGCGGAAAACCACCTTGTACTTCTTTCCGGTGGGAGCTCTGTAGGTACCCGTGATTTAACCGTCCGGGTGTTGGCCGGCCTGGGACAACCGGGTATCCTTTTCCACGGCGTGGCCGTCCGCCCGGGCAAGCCGACGGTGGCGACGGTGGCCGGCGACAGGATGATTATAGGACTTCCCGGCCATCCCGTTTCGGCCATGGTCGTTTTTCGCATCCTTATCGAACCGTTGCTTAAGTACGGCGGCTACGACCATCCCTCGGGCCGGGCGGCGGTGACGGCGCGTTTAAGCCGTACCGTTACCTCCATTCCCGGACGCGAAGACTATATCCGCGTCCGCCTGGAAGAAGGACCGGAGGGCCTCCTGGCCGTACCGGTGCCGGGGGGTTCGAGCATGATCTCCTCGATGGTATGGGCTGACGGCTTGATTGTCGTTCCCCTGGAAGAAGAGGGTTTGGAAGCAGGTACTTTGGTTGAAGTGCACCTGTTTTAA
- a CDS encoding 4Fe-4S binding protein: MEAITKGEDGVILRNESFCIGCQACVIVCPWGAVVLDTDRDVAVSCDLCSGEPYCVDICPTGALQLASPKDISMKKRQFAAERIALSGPNTSAAVL, from the coding sequence ATGGAAGCAATCACGAAAGGGGAAGACGGTGTCATTCTTCGCAATGAATCCTTTTGTATTGGTTGTCAGGCATGCGTGATCGTCTGCCCCTGGGGTGCTGTAGTATTGGATACCGATCGAGATGTAGCTGTAAGCTGCGACCTCTGCTCCGGTGAGCCGTATTGCGTCGATATCTGTCCCACCGGGGCCCTCCAGCTGGCGAGCCCCAAAGATATAAGTATGAAAAAGCGACAGTTTGCAGCGGAACGCATAGCTCTATCAGGTCCAAATACGTCTGCAGCAGTGCTTTGA
- a CDS encoding FAD-binding oxidoreductase, producing MDKFLTDLLGDRVTEDWWERIVYGRDLAEVPKIMCRILGLETVPDMVARPVNTEETAALVKYASNKGMPITPRGSGSSAFFNSVPVKKGLTLDMSSFKGIELLNGEREEVTVGAGTRWQALDQELRQSGWAVKSYPTSAPAATVAGWLSMEGYGIGSVYYGPLSNQVTKLEVVLSDGTVQEVTQESRPPVAWFAGCDGTLGVITRITLSIRRAPAAEGHWLLSFNQSETLCEAARELAAATEKPYHLGYFSSTYFDFLRQLGTPAPEGEILEVDYEGEKASVAAGRAVVEEVARKYNAIILDPDITAHKWEERFYHMRFKRLGPTLMAAEDWLPLQNLGKYRETLKKLSRRLGTKFYSYGTIVSPDKMTVFTGYRADARQKLAYVVAMAVTGRLHALARKLGGYPYSLGLWNTPYLPIIYSREELAELRRRKEQLDPQGLFNPGKHYTYPVLLAPWLFSLGVNVVSSLQRFTGPCEWE from the coding sequence ATGGACAAGTTTTTAACCGACCTACTTGGTGATCGCGTTACTGAAGATTGGTGGGAGCGCATAGTATACGGGCGTGATTTAGCGGAAGTGCCAAAAATCATGTGCCGTATATTAGGATTAGAGACTGTCCCCGATATGGTGGCCCGTCCGGTAAACACCGAAGAAACAGCGGCGCTGGTCAAATATGCCAGCAATAAAGGTATGCCCATCACGCCGCGAGGGAGCGGTTCCTCGGCATTTTTTAACAGCGTTCCGGTAAAAAAAGGGCTAACACTTGATATGAGCAGCTTTAAGGGTATCGAGCTGCTGAATGGCGAACGAGAGGAAGTTACAGTTGGAGCAGGTACCCGGTGGCAAGCCCTTGATCAAGAGTTAAGGCAATCGGGTTGGGCTGTTAAAAGCTACCCAACCAGCGCTCCTGCGGCAACAGTGGCCGGCTGGCTGAGTATGGAAGGGTATGGTATTGGTAGCGTGTATTATGGTCCTTTGAGCAATCAGGTAACAAAGCTTGAGGTTGTTTTATCCGATGGGACAGTTCAAGAGGTTACGCAAGAAAGCAGGCCGCCGGTTGCATGGTTTGCGGGTTGTGATGGCACTTTAGGAGTTATCACCCGAATAACCCTGAGCATCAGGCGAGCTCCAGCGGCAGAGGGGCATTGGCTGTTGTCTTTTAATCAATCAGAAACTCTTTGCGAAGCTGCCAGGGAACTGGCGGCGGCTACTGAGAAGCCTTACCATCTTGGCTATTTCAGCAGTACTTATTTTGACTTCCTTCGTCAACTGGGAACCCCAGCACCTGAGGGAGAAATTCTTGAGGTTGATTATGAAGGAGAAAAAGCAAGCGTTGCAGCTGGCAGGGCAGTGGTAGAAGAGGTTGCCAGAAAATATAACGCTATAATCTTAGATCCGGACATAACGGCTCATAAATGGGAAGAGCGTTTCTACCATATGCGTTTTAAGCGACTAGGACCAACGTTAATGGCGGCTGAAGATTGGCTGCCCCTCCAGAATTTAGGTAAGTACCGGGAAACATTAAAAAAATTAAGCCGTCGGTTGGGCACTAAATTTTATAGCTATGGAACCATTGTTTCTCCAGATAAAATGACAGTTTTCACCGGGTACCGTGCAGATGCAAGGCAAAAGCTGGCGTATGTGGTAGCCATGGCTGTCACGGGGCGGTTACATGCGCTGGCCAGGAAGCTAGGGGGTTATCCTTATTCCCTTGGGCTATGGAATACTCCTTATTTACCTATCATTTACTCTCGAGAGGAATTGGCCGAACTCAGGAGACGGAAGGAGCAGCTTGATCCACAGGGCCTGTTCAACCCTGGTAAACACTATACCTATCCTGTCCTGCTGGCGCCTTGGCTTTTTTCACTGGGTGTCAATGTGGTTAGTTCGCTACAGAGATTTACCGGGCCGTGTGAATGGGAGTGA